In Dromaius novaehollandiae isolate bDroNov1 chromosome 2, bDroNov1.hap1, whole genome shotgun sequence, one DNA window encodes the following:
- the EAF1 gene encoding ELL-associated factor 1 — MNGAANPLLDKEEHPLQLGESFERRPKASFHTIRYDFKPASIDTSCEGELQVGKGDEVTITLPHIPGSTPPMTVFKGNKRPYQKDCVLIINHDTGEYVLEKLSSSIQVKKTRAEGSSKIQARIEQQSARASQPPSQFRAPTKPAVGPKTSPLKDNPSPEPQLDDIKRELRAEVEIIEQMSSSSGSSSSDSESSSGSEDESSSSEGEEPAHVSPSQPPHQQYNNRNAVANGTSRPQGSNQLMNTLRNDLQLSESGSDSDD; from the exons ATGAACGGCGCGGCGAACCCACTGCTGGACAAGGAGGAGCACCCGCTGCAGCTGGGCGAGAGCTTCGAGCGCCGGCCCAAGGCCTCCTTCCACACCATCCGCT ATGACTTTAAACCAGCGTCGATCGATACATCTTGTGAAGGGGAGCTCCAGGTTGGTAAAGGAGATGAAGTAACCATCACCTTGCCACATATTCCA GGTTCAACTCCACCAATGACTgtgtttaaaggaaataaaaggccATACCAGAAGGACTGCGTGCTTATTATCAATCATGACACTGGGGAGTATGTACTGGAAAAACTCAGTAGCAGCATTCAAGTGAAGAAAACAAG agcagagggcagcagtaAGATCCAGGCCCGAATAGAACAACAGTCTGCCCGAGCCTCTCAGCCTCCATCACAGTTCAGAGCCCCAACGAAGCCAGCAGTTGGACCTAAAACTTCTCCTTTGAAGGATAACCCTTCGCCTGAGCCTCAGCTGGATGACATTAAGAGAG AGCTAAGAGCAGAGGTTGAAATTATTGAGCAGATGAGTAGCAGCAGTGGAAGCAGCTCATCGGATTCAGAGAGCTCATCTGGGAGTGAAGATGAAAGCTCCAGCAGTGAGGGGGAAGAGCCAGCACATGTTTCCCCTTCCCAGCCACCACACCAGCAGTATAACAACAGGAATGCTGTTGCTAATGGCACCAGCAGGCCACAAGGAAGCAATCAGCTCATGAATACTCTCC GAAATGACTTGCAGTTGAGTGAGTCTGGGAGTGACAGTGATGACTAG